In the genome of Desulfofarcimen acetoxidans DSM 771, one region contains:
- a CDS encoding xanthine dehydrogenase family protein molybdopterin-binding subunit has product MNEPLKVGRSIPRLDAEDKAAGREKYAADYYPEDFLVIGIKRSPYPHARVLQIDSSKAKRIPGVVAVLTHRDIAGSNQLGIIVKDQPVLARNVVRFIGDAVVLAVAENKEVLEEALAQIEVEYEPLTPLFCPQAALLENSVKVHADWQNGNILLAGKLETGNAKEALGDCAHKVRVELQLGCQEHACLETECGVAWIEDDGNMVITASTQSPFRDRLELSHALGIPPDRIRVIAPFLGGGFGRKDGVSVQAYLALAALNSNGRPVKIQLSREESIATGTKRHAAEICVELGCDTQGKLSALCCDVLMDTGAYASLGGEVLTLGMEHAGGPYRIPNVIIEGKAVYTNNVPAGAFRGFGVPQTTAGIEQAMDELAKVAGFDPLIFRLVNAVKQGERNSAGVIMTQSVGLTACLETVAACPEWKDRQNWINSAPPFTRRGVGLSAMHHAQGFGPVIPDNANAKIELDPEGCFIIYVGVADMGQGNATTYLQIAGDILGQGFDRLKMVLPDTQKALPSGSSSASRTTFTFGNAVIGAARLLSGRII; this is encoded by the coding sequence ATGAATGAGCCTTTAAAAGTCGGGCGGTCAATACCAAGGTTGGATGCGGAAGACAAGGCAGCGGGAAGAGAAAAATATGCGGCAGACTATTATCCGGAAGATTTCCTTGTCATAGGCATCAAGAGATCACCCTATCCACATGCGCGGGTTTTACAGATTGATTCCTCGAAGGCAAAAAGAATACCGGGTGTTGTTGCTGTGTTGACTCACCGGGATATAGCGGGTTCCAATCAACTGGGCATTATTGTGAAGGACCAGCCTGTACTGGCCCGAAATGTTGTGCGTTTCATCGGGGATGCCGTAGTGTTGGCTGTTGCGGAAAACAAAGAAGTTCTGGAGGAAGCGCTTGCTCAAATTGAGGTGGAGTATGAGCCGCTGACTCCTTTATTTTGTCCCCAAGCTGCTCTATTAGAAAACAGTGTAAAAGTCCATGCCGACTGGCAAAACGGAAATATCCTTTTGGCAGGGAAGCTTGAAACAGGCAATGCCAAAGAGGCACTTGGGGACTGTGCGCACAAGGTGAGGGTTGAATTGCAACTGGGATGCCAGGAGCATGCCTGCCTGGAAACCGAATGCGGTGTGGCCTGGATTGAGGATGACGGTAATATGGTTATCACTGCATCCACCCAGAGTCCTTTCCGGGACCGGCTAGAACTGTCACATGCATTGGGGATACCACCGGATCGCATACGTGTTATAGCACCCTTTCTGGGTGGTGGCTTTGGCCGCAAGGACGGAGTATCTGTACAAGCCTATTTGGCACTGGCAGCGTTAAACTCCAACGGAAGACCGGTAAAAATACAGTTATCAAGGGAAGAGAGCATTGCAACGGGGACAAAAAGACACGCAGCTGAGATTTGCGTAGAACTGGGTTGTGATACGCAAGGCAAGCTTTCGGCTCTTTGTTGCGATGTTTTGATGGACACCGGAGCCTATGCGTCACTGGGAGGGGAAGTATTGACATTGGGGATGGAACATGCCGGAGGTCCTTACCGTATTCCCAATGTTATTATTGAGGGCAAGGCGGTATATACAAATAACGTTCCGGCCGGCGCTTTCCGTGGTTTTGGCGTTCCACAAACCACAGCGGGAATTGAGCAGGCGATGGACGAATTGGCTAAAGTCGCCGGGTTTGACCCGCTTATATTCCGGTTGGTAAATGCAGTTAAACAGGGGGAGAGAAATTCAGCCGGGGTGATTATGACCCAATCCGTCGGATTAACTGCCTGTCTGGAAACAGTAGCTGCCTGCCCTGAGTGGAAAGATCGCCAAAATTGGATAAACAGTGCGCCGCCTTTTACGCGGCGTGGTGTCGGTTTGTCAGCTATGCACCATGCTCAGGGATTTGGGCCTGTAATTCCTGACAATGCCAATGCCAAAATCGAGCTTGACCCAGAGGGCTGTTTTATCATTTATGTGGGTGTGGCGGATATGGGACAGGGCAATGCCACAACTTATCTGCAAATAGCAGGGGATATTTTAGGCCAGGGCTTTGACCGGCTGAAAATGGTTTTGCCGGATACCCAAAAAGCTTTGCCTTCCGGCTCATCATCTGCCAGCCGCACAACATTTACCTTTGGGAATGCAGTTATCGGTGCTGCCAGACTTCTGTCGGGACGTATTATATAG
- a CDS encoding sigma-70 family RNA polymerase sigma factor — translation MGSVEKTSDLSADYDPVDFAGVYDYYLYRIYKYICYRIGNLDEAEDLTSKVFELTLKNIKNYKPERATFATWLYTIANNTLTDYLRSLSRCRFISLELVDGVACAGHGPEEAAICNERREELFQALSCLNDRQRNIISLKFAFGLNNKEISEITGLTRSNVAVIIYRALQRMRSNLVVKE, via the coding sequence ATGGGGAGTGTTGAAAAGACGTCGGATTTGAGTGCTGATTACGATCCGGTTGATTTTGCCGGGGTTTATGATTATTATTTATACCGCATATATAAGTACATATGTTACCGTATTGGTAATCTGGACGAAGCTGAAGATTTAACCAGCAAGGTTTTTGAACTGACTTTGAAAAATATCAAAAATTATAAACCGGAACGGGCAACCTTTGCCACATGGCTTTATACTATTGCCAATAATACACTGACGGACTACCTTCGCAGCTTGAGCCGTTGCCGTTTTATTTCCCTTGAACTGGTGGACGGGGTGGCATGTGCCGGTCACGGGCCGGAGGAAGCAGCCATTTGCAACGAAAGACGGGAAGAACTTTTTCAGGCACTGTCATGTCTTAATGATCGGCAGCGGAACATTATTAGCCTTAAATTTGCATTTGGGCTTAATAACAAAGAGATCTCTGAAATCACCGGGCTGACGAGAAGCAATGTAGCTGTTATTATTTACAGGGCATTGCAAAGGATGAGATCCAACTTAGTTGTGAAGGAATGA
- a CDS encoding ABC transporter substrate-binding protein, giving the protein MSKGHWAKIWGIGILLTGVLLIVIFVLHTGYSNKKERGDIVIGAAWPFSSQNELFKEGVELAVDQINAGGGINGHKVLLVEKDDKGTVTGGMNVAQSFTKVPNLTAVIGHRFSYISIAASYIYEKAGIVMLSPTSTAPELTKKGYKYIFRDIPSDNEIARQLALYAAGLGHRHMVIYYADDSYGIGLANSFEDYARKAGIEIVDRFSYYADLRDLDRISATWKALDYDGVFMAQYMPDGAQFIADTAKLGISVPVFAGDAMDTPQLYRIAGNAAEGTVIGTIFNPQDPRQAVKSFINNFYSKYGKMPTQYAAQGYDAVNLLAKAVKETGSASPSAVAQKLRTFKDVSGVAGIHTFADNGDDIGKLVVLKTLKNEQFVYIH; this is encoded by the coding sequence ATGTCAAAGGGTCATTGGGCAAAAATTTGGGGAATAGGTATTCTGCTGACAGGTGTTTTGCTCATTGTTATATTTGTCTTGCATACAGGGTACTCGAATAAAAAAGAGCGGGGGGACATTGTTATTGGTGCAGCCTGGCCTTTTTCCTCTCAAAACGAGCTGTTTAAAGAAGGTGTCGAATTGGCTGTCGATCAGATAAATGCAGGGGGAGGGATAAACGGCCATAAGGTACTCCTGGTTGAGAAGGACGATAAAGGAACTGTTACCGGCGGGATGAACGTTGCCCAGTCTTTTACGAAAGTTCCCAACCTGACGGCTGTGATTGGTCATAGGTTTTCTTATATTTCCATTGCTGCTTCATATATTTATGAGAAAGCCGGTATCGTTATGCTTTCTCCCACATCTACGGCCCCTGAACTTACTAAAAAAGGATATAAATATATTTTCAGAGATATTCCCAGTGATAATGAGATTGCCAGGCAGTTGGCCTTATATGCCGCCGGGCTGGGCCACCGGCATATGGTGATTTATTATGCTGATGATTCTTACGGAATTGGTTTGGCCAATTCTTTTGAGGATTATGCACGAAAAGCCGGGATTGAGATAGTTGACCGGTTTTCCTACTACGCCGATCTAAGAGATCTGGACAGAATCAGTGCGACATGGAAAGCACTTGATTATGACGGTGTTTTTATGGCGCAATATATGCCTGACGGAGCACAGTTTATTGCCGATACGGCAAAGCTAGGCATATCCGTGCCGGTTTTTGCCGGTGACGCCATGGATACGCCGCAGCTTTACCGGATTGCCGGCAATGCGGCGGAAGGTACAGTGATTGGGACAATTTTTAATCCCCAGGATCCCAGGCAAGCAGTAAAGTCTTTTATCAATAATTTTTACAGCAAATACGGTAAAATGCCGACTCAATATGCAGCCCAGGGTTATGATGCTGTCAACCTGCTGGCGAAGGCTGTTAAAGAAACCGGTTCAGCGAGCCCTTCCGCAGTTGCACAAAAATTGCGGACATTCAAGGACGTATCCGGTGTGGCCGGCATTCACACCTTTGCTGACAACGGAGACGACATTGGCAAACTGGTTGTGCTGAAAACGCTTAAAAACGAACAATTTGTTTATATCCATTAA
- a CDS encoding NHLP bacteriocin system secretion protein, with protein sequence MTQGLFRKVALDRLSSPEQLDRLITVTTTRSWFALLAIACILLTSVLWGVFGSIPTKVYGQGVIANSFGIYNIVSGDSGQISDIRVVVGDHVNKGEVVARINHPQLAEQINDLKIELEQLKKLDENGIKEGNDKNIGSELADLFSLTQKITEAKAALINAEVDYENAISGLSYDIQMADNSLEQARVSEQGKKSYLDKMTSLYQSGAVSKNDYENAKRDYDLQRMLVQSAEQNLSKLTAGQWQDTIIKYRQNLEQAQLSLQMLKEQFATTKATRIAEAEDEVKKLQNKLITSSEIAAQVDGRVVEIKVNRGDIVQSGTCLVSMDREGSTIKQEAVLYVSAEEGKKILPGMEALISPSTVKKEQYGYILGRVTSISEYPATSQDMMHTLGNEGLVTKLAGEGASLEMHVDITVDASTVSGFKWTSTGGPPQKINSGILCEGSVTINKEHPIGMVIPTLKRVLSIY encoded by the coding sequence ATGACACAGGGTTTGTTCCGCAAGGTGGCGCTGGACAGGCTTTCATCCCCCGAACAATTGGACCGGTTAATCACGGTGACAACGACCAGGTCCTGGTTTGCGCTGCTGGCAATTGCGTGCATCCTTCTAACGTCTGTTCTGTGGGGTGTTTTCGGGAGTATCCCTACGAAAGTATACGGGCAAGGAGTTATAGCCAATAGTTTTGGCATCTACAACATAGTTAGCGGCGATTCCGGCCAAATTTCCGATATTCGGGTTGTGGTGGGAGACCATGTTAATAAAGGGGAAGTAGTGGCGAGAATAAATCATCCTCAGTTGGCAGAGCAAATTAATGATTTAAAAATAGAACTGGAGCAGTTAAAAAAACTGGACGAGAACGGCATAAAAGAAGGTAATGATAAAAACATAGGGTCGGAATTGGCTGATTTGTTCAGTCTAACCCAAAAGATAACGGAAGCTAAAGCAGCCCTTATAAACGCAGAGGTTGATTATGAAAATGCCATATCGGGTCTGTCCTATGATATACAAATGGCGGATAATAGTTTGGAACAAGCCCGGGTTAGTGAGCAGGGTAAAAAAAGTTATTTGGATAAAATGACCTCTCTGTACCAGAGTGGCGCTGTTTCTAAAAACGACTATGAAAACGCTAAAAGGGATTATGACTTGCAGCGTATGCTGGTACAGTCAGCCGAGCAAAACTTAAGTAAGCTGACAGCCGGACAGTGGCAGGACACGATTATTAAGTATAGACAAAATCTGGAGCAAGCTCAGCTATCTTTGCAGATGCTAAAAGAGCAATTCGCCACTACAAAGGCGACTAGAATTGCTGAAGCAGAAGATGAAGTAAAAAAATTACAGAATAAATTGATCACTTCCTCTGAAATAGCGGCGCAGGTGGACGGCCGGGTGGTCGAAATAAAGGTAAATAGGGGAGATATTGTTCAGTCTGGGACGTGTCTCGTTAGCATGGATCGCGAGGGCAGCACCATCAAACAGGAAGCAGTGCTGTATGTATCGGCTGAGGAAGGAAAAAAAATTCTACCGGGGATGGAGGCGTTGATTTCCCCCAGTACAGTGAAAAAGGAACAATACGGCTATATACTAGGCAGAGTGACTTCGATTTCCGAATATCCGGCCACCAGCCAGGATATGATGCATACCCTGGGGAATGAAGGGCTGGTGACCAAGCTGGCGGGGGAAGGTGCATCCCTGGAAATGCATGTGGACATAACTGTGGATGCCTCCACTGTAAGCGGGTTCAAGTGGACATCTACCGGTGGCCCTCCGCAAAAAATCAATAGCGGCATACTTTGCGAAGGTTCAGTGACCATCAATAAAGAGCATCCCATCGGCATGGTTATACCCACGCTTAAAAGAGTTCTTTCCATATACTAA
- a CDS encoding NHLP family bacteriocin export ABC transporter peptidase/permease/ATPase subunit: protein MGRKYMKRAKVPTVLQMEAVECGAASLAMILAYYGKYLPLEEIRIACGVSRDGSKASNILKAARNYGMVAKGFRKETEFLKDMKLPVIIHWNFNHFVVLEGFDKELFYLNDPGSGPRSVPKEEFDQSFTGIVLTFEPEPDFEKTGNKPNIAAALKKRLKGSEAALTYVILVGLALVIPGLVIPVFTKIFIDDILLGGKGNWLVPLLLGMAITAILRGFLTGLQQYYLLRLETKIALSTSAQFLWHVLCLPVEFFTQRSAGDISMRVQSNDTVAQLLSGQLATNALNLVMTVFYFVIMLQYNLWLSLVGIAAAVANISYLKYVSRRRVDTNRKLLQDRGKLRGTAMSGLQIIETIKASGAESDFFAKWSGYQAKTLNAEQELGVSTQFLSAIPTFLTTLTNTVVLVLGGLLIFRGELTIGALVAFQSLMSSFLEPVNGLVSLGSRLQEVEGDMNRLDDVMQYPLDEQTKEDLPDDGSKDFPEKLEGYIELRNLTFGYSRLEPPLIENFSLKLSPGYRVALVGGSGSGKSTIAKLVSGICKPWSGEILFDENPREYIPRSILNNSLSLVDQDIFLFQGTIRDNLTLWDKTVSEFDLIRAAKDACIHDDITSKAGGYDQLLAEGGNNFSGGQRQRLEIARALAGNPSILILDEATSALDPLTEKTVDERIRRRGCTCLIVAHRLSTIRDCDEIIVLEKGKIVQRGTHDEMKDVDGHYAELIKAI, encoded by the coding sequence ATGGGAAGAAAATATATGAAACGGGCCAAGGTTCCTACTGTGCTGCAAATGGAGGCGGTGGAATGCGGAGCGGCCTCCCTGGCCATGATCCTGGCCTATTACGGTAAATATTTGCCCCTGGAAGAGATCAGGATTGCCTGCGGGGTTTCCCGTGACGGCAGTAAGGCCAGCAACATTTTGAAAGCAGCCAGGAATTACGGGATGGTGGCAAAGGGCTTCCGTAAAGAAACGGAATTCTTAAAGGATATGAAACTGCCGGTGATTATTCACTGGAACTTCAATCACTTTGTAGTTCTGGAAGGTTTCGACAAAGAACTTTTTTATCTGAATGACCCCGGCAGCGGACCAAGGTCAGTGCCCAAGGAAGAGTTCGACCAGTCTTTTACCGGCATTGTGTTGACCTTTGAACCGGAGCCTGATTTTGAAAAAACCGGTAACAAGCCTAATATAGCGGCTGCTTTAAAAAAGCGGCTCAAAGGATCGGAAGCAGCCTTGACTTACGTTATTTTGGTGGGTCTGGCTCTGGTCATTCCGGGCCTGGTTATTCCTGTTTTTACTAAAATATTTATTGACGATATATTGCTGGGCGGGAAAGGGAACTGGCTGGTTCCCCTGTTGCTGGGTATGGCAATTACTGCCATCCTGCGGGGCTTTCTTACCGGGCTTCAGCAGTATTATCTTTTAAGGCTGGAAACCAAAATAGCCTTGAGTACTTCCGCCCAGTTTCTATGGCATGTGCTTTGCTTGCCGGTGGAGTTTTTTACCCAGCGTTCTGCCGGAGACATTAGTATGCGGGTACAGAGCAACGACACGGTGGCCCAGCTCCTGTCGGGCCAGTTGGCGACAAATGCCCTGAATCTGGTAATGACTGTATTTTATTTTGTTATTATGCTTCAGTACAACCTTTGGTTATCGCTGGTCGGCATCGCGGCTGCTGTTGCCAATATTTCCTATTTGAAATATGTTTCTCGCCGCCGGGTGGATACAAACCGCAAGCTGCTGCAGGATCGGGGCAAGCTTAGAGGTACCGCCATGTCCGGCCTGCAGATTATTGAAACCATAAAGGCTTCCGGAGCAGAATCCGACTTTTTTGCCAAGTGGTCGGGATACCAGGCCAAAACCTTAAACGCAGAGCAGGAGTTGGGTGTTTCCACTCAATTTTTATCGGCTATCCCAACCTTTCTGACTACCTTGACCAATACCGTGGTTTTGGTTTTAGGCGGCCTTCTAATTTTCAGAGGAGAGTTGACCATCGGGGCGCTGGTTGCTTTCCAAAGTCTGATGAGCAGCTTTTTGGAGCCGGTAAACGGACTGGTTTCCCTGGGCAGCCGGTTGCAAGAAGTAGAAGGGGATATGAACCGGTTGGACGATGTTATGCAATACCCCCTTGATGAGCAGACGAAAGAAGACCTGCCGGATGACGGCAGCAAGGATTTTCCTGAAAAGCTGGAAGGATATATCGAACTGCGTAATTTGACCTTTGGTTATAGCCGCCTGGAGCCTCCGCTAATTGAAAATTTCAGTTTAAAACTGTCCCCGGGCTACAGGGTAGCATTGGTTGGCGGGTCGGGGAGCGGCAAATCCACTATCGCAAAATTAGTCTCCGGAATTTGTAAGCCGTGGTCCGGGGAAATTTTATTTGATGAAAATCCGAGGGAATATATACCTCGTTCGATTTTAAATAATTCACTGTCGCTGGTGGATCAGGATATCTTTTTGTTTCAAGGGACGATTCGCGATAACCTTACCTTGTGGGACAAGACGGTGTCTGAATTTGACTTGATCCGGGCGGCAAAGGACGCCTGCATTCATGATGATATCACCTCTAAAGCAGGGGGCTATGATCAACTGCTGGCTGAGGGGGGAAACAATTTCAGCGGTGGGCAGAGGCAGAGGCTGGAGATTGCCAGGGCATTGGCCGGCAATCCCTCAATTTTGATTCTGGATGAGGCCACCAGCGCCCTGGATCCGCTGACGGAAAAAACAGTGGATGAGAGAATTCGCCGTCGCGGTTGTACCTGCCTTATTGTTGCCCACCGTTTAAGCACTATCCGGGACTGTGATGAGATTATCGTTTTGGAAAAAGGCAAAATAGTGCAGCGCGGCACTCATGATGAAATGAAAGATGTCGATGGCCATTATGCTGAACTGATCAAGGCAATTTAA
- a CDS encoding NHLP bacteriocin export ABC transporter permease/ATPase subunit — MKINPDYFFAKGTRIVLEGNNPLLITDPGKVWMVEQGKAVAFSVRITEGINLGKRSFLSEVAERGVIFGVKPAGEEQTALLLTGLPGTRLLQIDLASFNQLTKRSADKAMPARLLGDWVNALVQDTAAGEMLEIKILPATEEVIWVKHSTFGDGLITLDQFHSLAMQTIIDRRQKQKQAEKQRFKEKEENNRLFFDNALKGILSVADPGQAGDVLEDDVKDDSLLAACRLVGRAMKIEIISPSRTGERMAAKDLLGNIANASHIRTRQVALKGEWYKQDNGPLLAYLEEDNRPVALLPLSPSQYRLHDPAGKTIMTVDEQIAARVKPFAVAFYRPFPNKALSLRDILTFGLENCWKRDLATVLLMGLLGGLLGMVIPIATGIVFDTIIPGGDKAQLLQIAFVLVAGALAGFLFQLTRSLAMLRLEGRMDGAVQAAVWDRLLSLPVPFFKEYTSGELAMRAMGISQIRKLLSGVVITTIISSLFSVFNFGLLFYYNFRLAGVATVLIVMAVVVDAIFQFSQIRCRRQGVDISNKIAGLVLQLIGSVAKLRVAGAEKRAFYLWSRQFTGLRNIIFKSRILVNRLAVFDSVFPIITSIVIFYFLVGVEHNTMGAGNFVAFNSALTSFITATVALFQSFSSINEIIPLYEKVKPILQALPEYDDSKSDPGELTGAIEVSHVSFRYKQEAPLVIDNVSLQIQAGEYIGIVGTSGSGKSTLFRILLGFEKPESGQVFYNGQALDNLDIRSVRRQLGVVLQNGQLMSGDIFTNIVGANIYLTMDDVWEAVRMAGLEQDIKAMPMGMHTVVSEGVATLSGGQRQRLLIARAIVNRPKIIYFDEATSALDNRSQSIVSESLDRLRATRVVIAHRLSTVIKCDRIIVLDKGKVIENGSYEHLMERGGAFAELAKRQLA; from the coding sequence ATGAAAATAAATCCGGACTATTTTTTTGCAAAAGGGACAAGGATTGTACTGGAGGGGAATAATCCTTTACTGATAACCGATCCGGGCAAGGTGTGGATGGTTGAGCAAGGGAAGGCAGTTGCTTTTTCTGTTCGGATTACAGAAGGTATTAATTTGGGCAAGAGAAGTTTTTTATCTGAGGTGGCAGAAAGGGGAGTCATTTTTGGCGTTAAGCCGGCAGGTGAGGAACAGACGGCTTTGCTGTTGACAGGTTTGCCGGGAACCCGACTGCTGCAGATCGATCTGGCAAGCTTTAACCAATTGACGAAGCGGTCTGCTGACAAGGCTATGCCCGCCCGCTTGCTTGGCGATTGGGTAAATGCTCTGGTCCAAGACACTGCAGCCGGAGAAATGCTTGAGATCAAGATTCTCCCTGCCACAGAAGAAGTGATCTGGGTTAAACATTCGACCTTCGGCGACGGGCTTATTACCTTGGATCAATTTCACAGTCTGGCCATGCAAACAATCATTGACCGTCGCCAAAAGCAGAAGCAGGCTGAAAAGCAGCGTTTTAAGGAAAAAGAGGAAAATAACCGGCTTTTCTTTGATAATGCGCTTAAGGGCATACTGTCTGTTGCGGATCCGGGACAGGCCGGAGACGTGTTGGAAGATGATGTTAAAGATGATTCCCTGCTGGCAGCCTGCCGGCTGGTGGGCAGGGCGATGAAAATTGAGATTATTTCTCCCTCCCGGACCGGAGAAAGGATGGCAGCGAAAGATTTGCTTGGCAATATTGCCAATGCGTCGCATATACGAACCCGTCAGGTAGCTTTAAAAGGAGAGTGGTACAAGCAGGACAATGGTCCCCTGCTGGCTTATCTGGAAGAGGACAACCGGCCGGTGGCCTTGCTTCCACTATCCCCGTCACAATATCGGCTGCACGATCCGGCCGGCAAAACCATTATGACGGTAGATGAACAAATTGCTGCCCGGGTAAAGCCTTTTGCAGTTGCCTTTTATCGCCCGTTTCCAAATAAAGCGTTGTCCTTGCGTGATATTTTGACTTTTGGGCTGGAAAACTGCTGGAAACGCGATCTGGCAACGGTGCTGCTGATGGGGTTGCTCGGCGGACTGCTGGGCATGGTTATTCCCATAGCTACAGGCATTGTTTTCGATACCATTATTCCCGGCGGAGATAAAGCACAACTGCTGCAAATTGCCTTTGTTCTTGTTGCCGGCGCTCTGGCCGGGTTCTTGTTTCAATTAACCCGCTCGCTTGCCATGCTGCGGCTGGAGGGGAGAATGGACGGAGCTGTTCAAGCAGCCGTCTGGGACAGGCTGCTCAGCCTGCCTGTACCCTTTTTTAAAGAGTATACCTCCGGAGAACTGGCTATGCGGGCCATGGGCATAAGCCAAATACGGAAACTGTTATCCGGGGTTGTTATTACTACCATTATCTCCAGTCTGTTTTCTGTTTTTAACTTCGGGCTGTTGTTTTATTACAACTTCCGGCTGGCAGGAGTAGCCACCGTTCTGATAGTGATGGCTGTGGTTGTGGATGCAATTTTTCAATTCAGCCAGATACGCTGCCGTCGGCAAGGCGTTGATATTTCCAACAAAATTGCCGGCCTGGTTTTACAATTAATAGGCAGTGTGGCCAAACTCCGGGTTGCCGGTGCGGAAAAAAGAGCTTTTTATTTGTGGTCAAGGCAATTCACCGGCCTGAGAAATATTATCTTTAAAAGCAGGATATTGGTCAACCGATTGGCTGTCTTTGATTCGGTTTTTCCAATTATCACTTCAATCGTTATTTTCTATTTTCTTGTTGGGGTTGAACACAATACCATGGGGGCGGGTAATTTTGTTGCTTTTAATTCAGCCTTAACCAGCTTTATAACCGCAACTGTTGCCTTATTCCAATCATTTAGTTCAATAAACGAGATTATCCCCCTGTATGAAAAGGTAAAGCCGATTTTGCAGGCACTGCCGGAATATGACGATTCAAAGAGTGACCCCGGGGAATTGACCGGTGCCATTGAAGTCAGCCATGTTTCCTTTCGCTATAAGCAAGAAGCGCCGCTGGTTATAGACAACGTTTCCTTGCAAATTCAAGCAGGAGAATACATAGGTATTGTGGGAACCTCAGGCAGCGGCAAATCAACTTTGTTCCGCATTCTGCTGGGTTTTGAGAAGCCGGAATCGGGTCAGGTGTTTTATAACGGCCAGGCTCTTGATAATTTAGACATCCGCTCCGTGCGCAGGCAACTGGGAGTAGTCCTGCAAAACGGGCAATTGATGTCGGGAGATATTTTCACCAATATTGTAGGGGCCAATATTTACTTAACCATGGATGATGTCTGGGAAGCAGTCAGAATGGCCGGGCTGGAACAGGATATCAAGGCGATGCCCATGGGGATGCACACGGTGGTCAGTGAGGGAGTAGCCACGCTGTCGGGAGGACAGAGGCAAAGACTGCTGATTGCCCGGGCCATTGTCAACAGGCCTAAAATAATATATTTTGATGAAGCTACCAGTGCCCTGGACAACCGGAGCCAGTCTATCGTCAGTGAAAGCCTTGACCGGCTTAGGGCGACGCGGGTAGTAATTGCCCACCGGCTGAGCACTGTTATCAAATGCGACAGGATTATCGTGCTGGATAAAGGCAAAGTAATTGAAAACGGCAGTTATGAACATTTAATGGAGCGTGGCGGTGCCTTTGCAGAGTTGGCCAAAAGGCAGCTTGCCTGA
- a CDS encoding Nif11-like leader peptide family natural product precursor, whose amino-acid sequence MSIEHAREFIKRVKNEKDLWEQAASFQTREERRQWAQGLGYDFTGEEMEQASSELTDDELEQVAGGKCCGYTCESEYQCGYDIP is encoded by the coding sequence ATGTCAATTGAGCATGCGCGTGAGTTCATCAAGCGGGTAAAAAATGAAAAGGACCTTTGGGAACAGGCGGCATCTTTCCAGACCAGGGAAGAGCGGCGGCAGTGGGCTCAGGGACTGGGGTACGATTTTACCGGAGAGGAAATGGAGCAGGCTTCTTCGGAACTGACGGACGATGAGCTGGAACAGGTGGCAGGCGGTAAATGCTGCGGTTATACTTGTGAGAGTGAATATCAGTGTGGATATGATATTCCTTAG
- a CDS encoding GNAT family N-acetyltransferase: MVPDTTDGLWAKAVRPRWNVKFKTNLYIVKTAETGSEIEQALRLRHEVFRRELLGAPLPSGLDIDRFDPQCDHMIVQAGDTGQVVATYRLNPSETGDYYARQEFEMSAVLHLAGRKLEIGRACVARGYRSGAVFTLLWRGMAAYLRQAEIRYMFGCSCVPARISHELAPLYQYFQARHLSPDHLRVHPLSSGAVPAVQLKLAVGRSAGDAVKRLIPPILQVYLRSGGWICGEPYCDSEFNSYDFFTLLDVAAASPAARRFLAGPRPAAVEERREVCKYGPNRSSSSSV, from the coding sequence ATGGTTCCGGATACAACTGACGGTCTATGGGCAAAGGCTGTCCGACCGCGGTGGAACGTAAAATTTAAAACCAACCTGTATATTGTGAAAACGGCTGAAACCGGGTCGGAAATAGAACAGGCGCTGCGGCTTCGCCACGAAGTGTTCCGGAGGGAACTGTTGGGTGCCCCTTTGCCGTCGGGCCTTGACATTGACCGTTTTGACCCGCAATGCGACCATATGATCGTACAAGCGGGGGATACGGGGCAAGTGGTGGCCACTTACCGGCTCAATCCGTCAGAGACAGGCGATTACTACGCCCGGCAGGAATTTGAAATGAGCGCGGTTTTGCACCTGGCGGGCCGTAAACTGGAAATAGGCCGGGCCTGTGTGGCTCGCGGGTACCGCAGCGGCGCGGTATTTACCTTATTATGGCGGGGTATGGCAGCCTACCTGCGGCAGGCTGAAATCCGGTACATGTTTGGCTGTTCCTGCGTGCCGGCCCGCATATCCCATGAATTGGCCCCGCTGTATCAGTATTTCCAGGCCCGCCATTTATCGCCTGATCATCTGCGCGTCCACCCGCTGTCCTCCGGAGCTGTTCCCGCCGTTCAGCTCAAGCTTGCGGTCGGCCGGTCGGCCGGAGACGCGGTGAAAAGGCTCATACCTCCCATCCTGCAGGTCTATCTGCGCAGCGGTGGCTGGATTTGCGGCGAACCTTACTGCGACAGCGAATTTAATTCCTATGACTTCTTCACGCTGCTGGACGTGGCAGCGGCCAGTCCGGCTGCGCGGCGCTTTCTGGCGGGGCCGCGGCCGGCGGCAGTGGAAGAAAGGAGAGAGGTGTGTAAATATGGGCCAAATCGATCCTCGTCTTCATCTGTTTGA